One genomic region from Argentina anserina chromosome 2, drPotAnse1.1, whole genome shotgun sequence encodes:
- the LOC126781960 gene encoding HVA22-like protein k, whose protein sequence is MAFPPAEVGLGLLLCPLGSNVIVRTACCSVGVALPVYSTFKAIESKDRKEQQRMLLYWAAYGSFSIAEVFADRLISWVPLYYQIKFAFLVWLQLPSTNGAKHLYMRHLGPFLRRHQVRLDQVVEYINAEANKFISSHQEELKFAWNLIVKILGSATGLVKGLVHPGQQKKPNRAIRGRGEQAGDSGSDQDD, encoded by the exons ATGGCTTTCCCACCAGCCGag GTCGGATTGGGACTGCTGCTATGCCCTCTCGGCTCCAACGTCATCGTCCGCACTGCTTG CTGCTCTGTGGGTGTGGCTTTGCCTGTGTACTCGACTTTCAAAGCTATTGAGAGCAAAGATCGAAAGGAACAGCAGCGAATGCTTCTTTACTGGGCAG CTTATGGATCTTTCAGTATAGCAGAAGTGTTTGCAGACAGACTTATCTCCTG GGTCCCACTCTACTATCAGATAAAGTttgcatttctcgtttggcTACAACTTCCAAGTACAAAT GGGGCAAAGCATCTGTATATGAGGCATTTGGGTCCATTCCTGCGGAGGCATCAAGTTCGACTTGACCAAGTTGTAGAGTATATAAATGCTGAAGCG AATAAATTCATCAGTTCACACCAAGAAGAGTTAAAGTTTGCATGGAATCTTATTGTGAAAATTCTGGGCTCAG CAACTGGACTAGTTAAGGGACTTGTGCACCCGGGACAACAGAAGAAACCAAATCGTGCAATTCGAGGCCGTGGCGAACAAGCTGGAGACTCTGGATCAGACCAAGACGATTAG
- the LOC126781939 gene encoding uncharacterized protein LOC126781939 isoform X2: MTGGASAATTPTPVENLTTTTTPTETPSTSADFASHVPRRDVLRRRSQNLKQLAKCYRDHYWALMEDLKIHYRDYYWNYGVSPVHENNNNNNGGGDGDNDKFNRRCSSIGCKLTAMALTSFCQLHILSDSKQRLYKACDYVIKRPIAPICSNDMQDIYSILPRKVIRKLESRSAEGRRCTYQMVVFKEKCGLRIGIFG, from the exons ATGACCGGTGGCGCCTCCGCTGCGACCACTCCTACTCCGGTGGAGAACCTAACGACGACCACCACTCCCACCGAAACCCCTTCCACCTCCGCCGACTTCGCCTCACACGTGCCGCGGCGAGATGTCCTCCGGCGCCGCTCCCAGAACCTGAAGCAACTGGCGAAATGCTACAGAGACCACTACTGGGCCTTGATGGAGGACCTCAAGATCCACTACCGCGACTACTACTGGAACTACGGCGTCAGCCCCGTCCACgagaacaacaacaacaacaacggCGGCGGCGATGGCGACAACGACAAATTCAACCGGCGGTGCTCTTCTATTGGATGTAAATTGACGGCCATGGCGTTGACGAGCTTCTGTCAGCTTCATATTCTATCGGATTCCAAGCAGAGGCTCTACAAGGCCTGCGATTACGTCATCAAGAG GCCAATCGCCCCAATCTGCAGCAATGATATGCAAGACATATATTCTATACTTCCAAGGAAAGTAATTCGGAAGTTGGAAAGCAGGTCTGCAGAGGGAAGAAGATGCACTTATCAGATGGTTGTTTTCAAGGAGAAATGTGGCCTGCGAATTGGTATATTTGGTTAA
- the LOC126781939 gene encoding uncharacterized protein LOC126781939 isoform X1 — translation MTGGASAATTPTPVENLTTTTTPTETPSTSADFASHVPRRDVLRRRSQNLKQLAKCYRDHYWALMEDLKIHYRDYYWNYGVSPVHENNNNNNGGGDGDNDKFNRRCSSIGCKLTAMALTSFCQLHILSDSKQRLYKACDYVIKSAQAGPITCGKPILRSSTPSLCAVHFLKAQKHVTRALRKAGLNVSSSSKLAPKFHVIVAEYVHQIQSKRKAAREENRSKVAIKEELVD, via the exons ATGACCGGTGGCGCCTCCGCTGCGACCACTCCTACTCCGGTGGAGAACCTAACGACGACCACCACTCCCACCGAAACCCCTTCCACCTCCGCCGACTTCGCCTCACACGTGCCGCGGCGAGATGTCCTCCGGCGCCGCTCCCAGAACCTGAAGCAACTGGCGAAATGCTACAGAGACCACTACTGGGCCTTGATGGAGGACCTCAAGATCCACTACCGCGACTACTACTGGAACTACGGCGTCAGCCCCGTCCACgagaacaacaacaacaacaacggCGGCGGCGATGGCGACAACGACAAATTCAACCGGCGGTGCTCTTCTATTGGATGTAAATTGACGGCCATGGCGTTGACGAGCTTCTGTCAGCTTCATATTCTATCGGATTCCAAGCAGAGGCTCTACAAGGCCTGCGATTACGTCATCAAGAG TGCTCAGGCAGGTCCTATAACATGTGGGAAGCCAATATTGAGATCCAGTACTCCTTCTCTGTGTGCCGTCCACTTCCTAAAGGCTCAGAAGCATGTCACCAGGGCCTTGCGGAAGGCAGGTCTTAATGTGTCCTCATCAAGTAAGCTTGCTCCTAAGTTCCATGTCATAGTGGCAGAATATGTACACCAAATCCAATCCAAGCGAAAAGCTGCACGTGAGGAGAATCGAAGTAAAGTTGCTATTAAGGAAGAACTTGTTGACTGA
- the LOC126781945 gene encoding origin of replication complex subunit 1A-like codes for MRDLQTPKKRSTSRFDPKSSSSPSLPPTPLSSTPRRSTRRASLHFDALPPPSLAPLVEDPPPKKRKTPISTTDDSTPPKPKTSESVHKGKKSKHEEEEEKPSAVVFSPVSPEPSEGKKRKRQVFYKKVVYDGGEFEVGGDVYVKRKEEEDGDEEVGEVEQCRVCFKSGKAVMIECDDCLGGFHLKCLKPPLKEVPEGDWVCGYCAARKLGKEVRLPAPPPGRKLVRTFRDKLLSSDLWAARIESIWKEVDGTYWCRVRWYVIPEETAAGRQPHNLRREIYRTNDFADIEMESILQHCYVMNPKEYAKANEGDDVFLCEYEYDIHWYSFKRLAEIDDDEEHDDAETDEDWKRGKDSDSDTEEEIEFEEESTKNILAKPSRAHELAANSHKGRFFGLQKIGMKKIPKHVRCHKQTALERAKSTLLLASLPKSLPCRDKEMLEISTFIKGAISDDKCLGRCLYIHGVPGTGKTMSVLAVMRSLRSEVDAGNIKPYCFVEINGLKLAAPENIYRVIYEALSGHRVGWRKALHLLNERFSDGKKFGKEDDKPCILLIDELDLLVTRNQSVLYNILDWPTKPHSKLVVIGIANTMDLPEKLLPRISSRMGIHRLCFGPYNYQQLQEIISSRLRGIDAFEKQAIEFASRKVAAISGDARRALEICRRAAEITDYRIKKLLSTPNNASEGKALVGMAEVEAAIKEMFQAPHIQVMKTCSKLSKIYLTAMVYELYKTGMGETTFEKLAMTVYNLCASNGEAFPGHDMLLKVGCKLGECRIILCESGAKHRLQKLQLNFPSDDVAFALQESRDLPWLAKYL; via the exons ATGAGAGACCTCCAAACACCCAAGAAGAGATCCACCTCCCGATTCGATCCCAAATCCTCCTCATCCCCTTCTCTCCCTCCTACTCCGCTCTCCTCCACTCCTCGCCGATCCACGCGCCGCGCCTCCCTCCACTTCGACGCcctccctcctccttctctGGCGCCGCTAGTCGAAGATCCACCACCGAAGAAGAGGAAAACTCCCATATCTACCACCGACGATTCGACGCCGCCAAAGCCAAAGACCTCCGAATCTGTTCACAAAGGCAAGAAATCGAAGcacgaggaggaggaggagaagccGAGCGCAGTGGTGTTCTCGCCGGTGTCACCGGAGCCGTCGGAggggaagaagaggaagaggcaGGTGTTCTACAAGAAGGTGGTGTACGACGGCGGCGAGTTTGAGGTTGGTGGTGACGTGTATGTGAAGAGGAAAGAGGAGGAGGACGGCGACGAAGAGGTGGGTGAGGTGGAGCAATGTAGGGTTTGCTTCAAGTCTGGGAAGGCTGTGATGATCGAGTGTGATGACTGTTTGGGTGGCTTTCATTTGAAATGCTTGAAGCCTCCCTTGAAGGAGGTTCCTGAAGGAGATTGGGTCTGCGGTTATTGCGCGGCTCGCAAATTGGGGAAAGAGGTTCGGCTGCCTGCACCTCCTCCGGGGAGGAAGCTGGTCAGGACTTTTCGAGACAAGCTTCTCTCCAGCGATTTGTGGGCTGCCCGCATTGAGAG TATATGGAAAGAAGTGGATGGGACTTATTGGTGCCGGGTGCGTTGGTATGTTATTCCGGAAGAGACTGCGGCTGGAAGACAACCTCATAATCTGAGGAGGGAGATTTATCGCACGAATGATTTTGCCGACATTGAG ATGGAATCGATTCTTCAACattgttatgtgatgaatCCTAAAGAATATGCCAAAGCCAATGAAGGGGATGATGTCTTTTTATGCgaatatgaatatgatatTCACTGGTACAGTTTCAAGCGTCTTGCagaaattgatgatgatgaagag CATGATGATGCCGAGACTGATGAAGATTGGAAACGTGGCAAGGATTCAGACTCTGATACAGAAGAAGAAATTGAATTTGAAGAAGAGAGCACAAAGAATATACTGGCTAAACCATCTCGAGCTCATGAGTTGGCTGCA AATTCGCATAAGGGGCGGTTCTTTGGACTTCAAAAGATTGGAATGAAGAAAATCCCTAAGCATGTTAGATGCCATAAGCAGACTGCTCTTGAAAGAGCAAAATCAACACTACTGTTGGCATCATTGCCTAAGTCTTTACCTTGCAGGGATAA AGAAATGTTGGAGATAAGTACATTCATCAAGGGTGCCATATCTGATGATAAATGTCTTGGACGCTGCCTCTACATTCATGGTGTTCCTGGAACTGGAAAG ACTATGAGTGTACTAGCAGTAATGAGGAGTTTGAGGTCTGAAGTTGATGCTGGAAATATAAAACCTTACTGTTTCGTGGAGATAAATGGTCTAAAGTTGGCGGCACCGGAGAATATCTACAGG GTTATATATGAAGCATTAAGTGGGCATCGAGTTGGTTGGAGAAAGGCTCTCCACTTGCTAAACGAGCGATTTTCTGATGGAAAGAAATTTGGAAAAGAGGATGACAAACCTTGTATTCTCCTTATTGATGAACTTGATCTTCTCGTGACCAGAAACCAATCG GTTCTCTACAACATCCTTGACTGGCCAACAAAGCCACACTCAAAATTAGTTGTAATAG GCATAGCAAATACCATGGATCTCCCAGAAAAGTTGCTTCCTCGTATTTCAAGTCGAATGGGAATCCATCGGCTTTGCTTTGGCCCTTATAATTACCAGCAGCTTCAAGAGATCATTTCAAGTCGGCTTAGAGGAATTGATGCATTTGAAAAACAAGCTATAGAGTTTGCTTCAAGAAAG gtAGCAGCTATTTCTGGAGATGCTCGTCGTGCATTGGAGATATGCAGGCGTGCAGCTGAAATCACAGATTACCGCATAAAGAAGCTACTATCAACTCCCAACAATGCTTCTGAAG GTAAAGCACTTGTTGGTATGGCAGAGGTTGAAGCAGCCATAAAAGAAATGTTCCAGGCACCTCATATCCAG GTGATGAAAACTTGTTCCAAACTGAGTAAAATATATTTGACTGCTATGGTGTATGAACTGTATAAAACCGGAATGGGTGAAACTACTTTTGAGAAG TTGGcaatgacagtatataatctGTGTGCAAGCAATGGAGAAGCATTTCCTGGACATGATATGCTGTTGAAAGTTGG TTGTAAGCTTGGTGAATGCAGAATTATTCTATGTGAATCAGGAGCAAAGCACAGGTTGCAGAAGTTACAGCTCAACTTTCCGAG TGACGATGTGGCATTTGCACTGCAGGAGAGCAGGGATTTACCTTGGTTGGCCAAGTATCTTTGA